ACAAAAATAGAAAGAACAGTTTAAGGTGTAACTGCTAAACTGTTCTAGACCAATTAGGGCTAACTACGCATTAAGTAGAGGTAGCTTTTTTTTGTTTTTTTAAGGGTTTAGTTTTCGTATAAGAAGTGTTTATTTCCGAAGGAGTTGCTTCTGCTTCCACCGTTTATTCGGATTCCTTGAGACTGGGATATAACTCGTAGAGTTGTATCCTATTTTTTTAACTCTTATTAAGACTAGACCAATTATTGTTTTTTATAAAAGTATTGACAGTTATATTTAGTTTGATGTATTATTAATGCAGTTTCTATTTGATGAAAAAGAAAGGAGTTCAGTTAGACCAATAATGGAATAGCGCCAGGCCTGAGTATTCAGGTGACGAGGAAAGAGCCTATCGAAAGATTCGGCGGATAGCTCTAGGGGCTGCACTCTATAAGCTGGAAAGAAAAAATAATTGCGAAATTATAACAAAAAGCCAGCTACGCAGGATAGAAACTTATGACGAAAAATTAAGAAAATTAAATAGGTAGACGTCAAATAATATGCAGTTATTTTAACAGGAAATGACTAACTATTTTGAATTCAACCATTTCAATTTTTTTAATCAATGAACGAAGACAATTTAGAAAGTAGGAAATCAATCGTATGTGTGGAATTGTAGGAATAATTGGAAAAGAAAATGCAACGGACATTTTAGTACAAGGCTTGGAAAAATTAGAATATAGAGGATATGATTCAGCTGGAATCTTTGTGACAGGAAAAAACAAGCAAGATTATCTAGTGAAATCTATTGGACGAATCAGTAATCTTCAGACAAAGATCAGCCCAGAAATTCAAGGAACTGTGGGGATCGGTCACACGCGTTGGGCAACTCACGGAAAACCAAGTGAAAGAAATGCGCATCCTCATACATCAAATAATCATCAATTCATTTTAGTCCACAATGGTGTAATCGAAAATTTTGAAGAGATAAAACAGGAATTTCTTCAAAATCAACGCTTTGGCGGTGAAACTGATACGGAGATCGCAGTCTATTTGATCGAGTATTTTTCAAAATTGGGCATGACGACAAAAGAGGCCTTCAAAAAAGCTTTAACTGTGATTAAAGGTTCGTATGCATTTGCTTTGATCGATAAAAATGATCCCGAGACGATTTATGTGGCGAAAAACAAAAGCCCTTTGTTGATCGGTCTTGGAGATGATTTCAATGTGATTTGTAGTGATGCGATGGCGATGCTGACTGAGACAAATCATTTTGTAGAAATTGCAGATGGTGAGATGGTCATCGTTAAAGCTGACAAGATTGAAATTGAAGATGAAAAAGGCAATATGGTCTATCGTGAGTCGTATGAGGCACAGTTAGATTTAAGCGATATTGAAAAAGGCACCTATCCATATTATATGTTAAAAGAAATTGATGATCAGCCTGCTGTTATGCGCAGAGTTATTCAGGAATATACAGATTCAATGGGCAAAGCAATAATCGATCCTGAAATCATTGAAAAAATGACAGCGAGTGATCGTATTTATATTGTGGCTTGCGGAACTAGCTATAATGCTGGCTGGGTTGGCAAAGCGATCTTAGAGAAGATGACCGATATTCCAGTTGAGGTTCATCTGTCTAGTGAGTTTGGCTATAATATGCCGCTATTATCAGAAAAACCATTTTTCATTTTCTTGAGTCAAAGTGGTGAAACTGCAGACAGCCGTCAGGTCCTAGTACGGACGAATGAACTTGATTTTCCTTCATTGACACTGACCAATATGGCCGGCTCCACTTTATCTAGAGAAGCAGATTACACGTTACTACTTCATGCGGGTCCAGAAATCGCGGTAGCCTCTACAAAAGCATACACAGCACAAATTGCGGTTTTAGCAGTTCTTGCTAAAGCAGTGGGTGATCACAAAGGACTGGAGGCATCAAAAGAGTTTGATATTGCTCATGAATTAAGTGTGATTGCAGCTGTCATGGAAACAATCATCGATGAGAAAATGGCCATCAGCCAATTAGTAGAAGAGTATTTATCAGAGACGAGAAATGCTTTTTATATAGGTCGAGGTGTGGATTATTTTGTTTCGATGGAGGCATCACTGAAGTTAAAAGAGATTTCGTATATTCAAGCAGAAGGCTTTGCAGCCGGAGAACTTAAGCATGGAACAATCGCATTGATTGAAGAAGGCACACCTGTTTTCGGTGTCATCACAGATAAAAAAACGGCAGCGCATACTCG
The Enterococcus silesiacus DNA segment above includes these coding regions:
- a CDS encoding glutamine--fructose-6-phosphate aminotransferase, which translates into the protein MCGIVGIIGKENATDILVQGLEKLEYRGYDSAGIFVTGKNKQDYLVKSIGRISNLQTKISPEIQGTVGIGHTRWATHGKPSERNAHPHTSNNHQFILVHNGVIENFEEIKQEFLQNQRFGGETDTEIAVYLIEYFSKLGMTTKEAFKKALTVIKGSYAFALIDKNDPETIYVAKNKSPLLIGLGDDFNVICSDAMAMLTETNHFVEIADGEMVIVKADKIEIEDEKGNMVYRESYEAQLDLSDIEKGTYPYYMLKEIDDQPAVMRRVIQEYTDSMGKAIIDPEIIEKMTASDRIYIVACGTSYNAGWVGKAILEKMTDIPVEVHLSSEFGYNMPLLSEKPFFIFLSQSGETADSRQVLVRTNELDFPSLTLTNMAGSTLSREADYTLLLHAGPEIAVASTKAYTAQIAVLAVLAKAVGDHKGLEASKEFDIAHELSVIAAVMETIIDEKMAISQLVEEYLSETRNAFYIGRGVDYFVSMEASLKLKEISYIQAEGFAAGELKHGTIALIEEGTPVFGVITDKKTAAHTRGNLKEVESRGAHNIVIALASLAKETDQLIIPDVHPLLTPLVSIIPTQLIAYFATLQRGYDVDKPRNLAKSVTVE